ATCAAAACATGTTAACTGGAGAATAGAGCATATATTGAAGAGGAAACACTGTGTCCCATCTGACGCCTTGCCTTCAGCAGATCATCCTCAAATGGCCCACTGTCCTCTACTCttcatattacattacatattacaaAGAGGGCAGACGCTTCCTCAATTTAGTGTAAATATGATACTTCTGGATTGGGATCTGCACTTTCAAGCCAGTCATCTTTTATGTAATGCGTCTCATTGTCCTCATTGCATTTGTTGCTAATATCAATACAGCATATCACACACTTCAAACACCATTTACGTGCCTCCTGAATCCAAACAGCGTTATGAAACAAACGTTCCTACAGTTTACGTGAGAAAACTTCAGGAAGGAGAAAGAAAGCTCATTACCTTCTCTCTGCTACTGTGAGCAGTGATGGATCTCTGAGTGGCTCCTCGCAGCGCTGTTCTGTAGTTGTAGAAATTGCTAGAGGGATCCATCTGGTGCTGAGAATAAAGACAAAATCAGGTTTATGCATCAACCTCGGGACTTGGGCTGAAACATTTACAAACTAAAGTTATCTAATGAGCTCTAAACCCATTCTACATAGTTAAGTCTCGGTTAGAACTTTAACCTACATGATTCACTCGAATTACTATTCATGATGGGACCTTCTTTTATGGGACTTTTATTAAGTCATGCACTTTCAGTCTTCATTAAAACTTTTTGCCGGCGAGTGAGACGCTCACAAAAGTTCAGTTTTCATAAACCAGCTTTAAAGAGGCAGTTTCTTAGATACATTATGGattaaaggtttggggtcagtaacatttttttttctcaatttttttaatgaagtctcttaAGCTtaccaagactacatttattGGATCACAAATAGCGCATCTGGACAGTAGTCTAAGGCTACATATAGTCTCAAGACATCACAAAATTTTGAAAATTGTAAAACTATTTTAGGTGAACAGGCTATATAACTTTATTAGAGGCTAGAGGTGAATATCTGCAGCTTTAGCATTAAAGATTTTCTACAGGGAGGGCATGACAGTCTTTTATCCCACAATCCTCCATTGTCTTAGAACAAAGCAAGAGGAAGGCAGAGTGATAGAAAAGAAAGTGCTGAAAGCTGAACCTCCCTGAAGACgagaaatacagaaatacagtccctatttacaaaattatcaaaatgaacTGAACCATGTGTAGGTGTGTGTCCTGTACATAAGTCATAGATCAAGTTCAAGGCCTTTTTCTGTCtaaaaataaagacaacaaaCCCTCTTTAGACAGTAAACACAGTATGCAGATTCAAAATTAAAGCCTTAATGGTCTCATCCCCTCTCAAATGTGGCCTTAAAAGCTTTGTAAACATTTGCACACCCACTCAAAGCGAGAATTGCAGTGCTTCAGTAAAATGATGACACAAAAGCAACAATTCTCGCCCACTTCGGACTAAAATTGGCAAGATATGGCGTCCATACTGTCAGGGGTTTGAGCATCATGCATGCATGAGTTACAGGGACAAGAGCCAGAGTCGGACACTTAATATGATTAGTGCCGTGTCAGCACTGCATTCACCATGATTTCTTCCCACTCATGTTGTCCCCTACATGTTCCCCTCACTTCAGTGACTCACACCCACCCTCCGCTGTAAAAAGACAATATCAATCCCAACATGATGAAATACATACCTCCAGTATATCAAATTTGGCCGTTTTGACTTTGCCCCAGGTCTTCTTGAGCCGCGACACTGGGCTCATATTCATCCCGGCTGAAAGACACGTATAGAAAGAGACACAGGTCAGCACACTGTTTCCTGTCAGAGGTGCAGTTTCTCTATGGCAAATGGAGCAGTTTAAGCCCATGAGCCCACATGAACAGTGACATTAGCAGAAGCACCATTTCCCTCCGACAATAGGTGAAGCTTATAGCGCCGAGGGTCACGCTGGGCTTATGCAGTCAGCACTAATGACCAGATGAGCTCAGAGTGTTGACTGGAAATCACTAGTGGTGTGTCCACCAATCAGATTCTTCTGTACGGATTCCTGCTAGTTCTTAATTAGATGTTAATCTACTTGTTTCTggagctttaaaataaatgcaaaaccaAAACTGACCTCAACTACTTTCCTAACACATTATTTGTATTGTTCCCTGGCTCCATTTTGGTATATAtaaaacaaggttttttttttttttttttttatacacaaataCACGGTTGTTATATGCTTTTGTAGGTCTCTCacactcaccaaggctgtatttattacagtatttaaagtaagtcttttttttatttgaatatattttaaaatgtattagtaataCTATTgtgcttaacaaaaaaaaaaagacacacacttTTGCttcttcatatatttttttttgtggaaaccattttcaggattctttgatgaatagatagaaatctttaaaatgtctttgacttttgatcaagttaatgtgtcctagctgaataaaaataattttaattgcatAATGGGTtaaattacagaagtaaaatagcTTCATGGAGAAAAGGGAATTAGTTGCTGGAACAAGGAAAACATTGATATACTGAATACAACTGAATATATTGTGAACCGTATCTAAAACTGAAAAGTCATTCCAGATCTTTCTTCCGTGAACAATAGCTTACAGTATCTATTCATCTACAAAAGAGCCATCTGAGCTTTGGTACCATTAACAATCTGTCTATACTAACAGGTGTCAGGCCCAGAGCTCCTTCGGCACTCAAACATGACACCAGAGAGAATGATCTTTCAGTCCTAGCCATACGCTGATGCTCCTCCAAAACACACAGGCAGGAGTGATCAACCTTTCCCATGACTTGTTTGTTCTCTTTCAGTGGCTTTAATATCGGCCTTCCATCTCCAGGGAGAGAGGCTTGTGTAAAAGCCCCGGCCCGTGGGCTCGTCTCCAGGGAATGAGCAGGGTAAGGACAGCTGGTTCCTCTCCCTCCCACAATCCCCCTCTCAATGAGTCTATTGGATTGGTCAGCACCGACCATCTGCCAGAGGGATGCCTCTCCCTCGTTGCAGCTCTTGCTCACACCGGCTGAACAGCTGCCTCTTCTCCTGGCTCTCTCAACCCAGTTCCCCTACCCATAATGCCTCAGGCACAGGCCTGGGCGGGTGCTCAGAGAACGGAGTGAATGATTAATGAAGccaatcattattttattatattatcgcTGGTAAAGTGTACTATATATTATCATAAGGCCAACACAAACAACAAAAGTGTTTGGAATATTTCTGCTAAAGATTCTCTGTAGATTACCGAACAATGGACTGAtacagacaaaaagacaaaaaataaagaagacTCTCCACAGAGCTCAGCAAACACACaaagtgatacattttttgaATAGTCTGTAGACATtgttgtgtgtgttaagtgtacAAGAGCAGAGATTAGAAAAGTTAAGCAAATCCTGACAAAACAGCAAACTGTATTATCCAAACTGATTTTTGGGGAACAAACGAGCTTTCTGTAGCCATAAGAACTGGAGCAAAGTGTAGCTTGGGACGGAAAAATACTCACTTATGATGGCCATGAGCGAGTTGAAGTTGCCAATGTTGAAGCATTCTCGTGCCACATCGATGAAGAACTCAATGACTCGAGCCCGATGTTTCTTCTTAACCggctgcatgaaaaaaaaaacaagaaaaatgtatGAACATCAAAAGTGTCTTCAAGATACTTTTCTTATctatgctgaaaacagttgtgctgctaaatgtTCTCGTTGAAACTGTGGTTCAGATTTACCTGggttctctgatgaatagaaagatcagcATGACATTATGAACTTACGGACTcctttgaaaggtagtgtatattTTCTACAAGGTTTATATTTAGAATCACTAAATGTGCAACACAACCTGCAGAAATGTAAGCTGCTGGATGAGTCAAAGCAATAAAAGCAGATAATTACCATGCAGATCTCCGTCGCCACCAGATAGCTGAGTCTGTTGAACCACTCCACATAAGCCTCCAGGTTACTTGCTTTTTTGTGATCACTAAAGCATCTCTGCAAGAATCCAAATTTCAAAAGGTCAACATCATCACGTTAATTAAAATGAGGCTTGAGTTTGGTCAAGAGCTTCATTCAGGACATTGTTCCATAATGTTTTCCAGTTTACTTTTTAAATGGTCTTTATTTTACCAACACCATATTGGTTATCTGCaaaaatcagcttttttttttttttaccaatatcagtttttttttttttcacaaactagCATAGATTTATAATATCTGCCATTTGAATTTTCCCAAATCCAATTTATCCAAAATCCTGAGCTCTAAACTGTTTGGCATGAATTTATACAGATCATCATCTGTGAATTATTGCTCTTTAAGTGATCTCACAGAACTCTGAATGCTGGGATCTGTGATTCCTACATTCTGATCCCAAGAACAAAGGCCTCGGAGATGACTGATGATCTCCAACAATGCACATTGATTCAGAGCGCTCACTGGGCCCTGCGCTATTATCTGTTTAGGGAATGAGTACTGACACCCTGTCTGAAAGCTTGGGTCACTCTAACCCTACATTCTTCACATTCCTACGGTCTCACTGTGTCATCCATCTAACAATGCCCAATCCACCCTACTCTACCTTTGACGGACAACATCAGAGAGCCATGGCAATATACAAGGACCCTCTGGAGAGACAGCGACCAGAACAAAACGGGCTGTTGTCTAGCAGCCAGACGGCAACAGGCATTACAAGGAAGGGCTGAGCAAAATTTTGGAAGGTCATTGTAAGAAACCAGTAGCTAGGTTTAGTCCTCAGAAGGACACTGTGTGGAACGTGACGAGGGAAGCTTGGGCGATGATAAATTAGACGAGGAATGTGCTGTGAACCTTGTGTGAAATAGGTGACAGCGCATTGAACCCAAGGGTTAACGTAAACATTGTGAGTATTGATTGGTCAAAGTCAGATATCTGTTGTAGTGAGAGCAAGACATAATATTTGAATTGTGTATATTTTTAGTTGACCTGGCTGACCTTGTCGTTATCAAGAGGGTCCTTCTGAACAAGCGCCTGAATGAACTCCTCTGGTCCGATGTAGCTCAGTCTTTCCTGAAAAATAAAGATGACGACATCAACTTAACCTTTGCAGTTAGTCCAAAGGGTCACCTTGAAAACAACCCACATATGTTATTGATTTAGTAAACCAATCAATCCAAAGCCACAGTGAGCTGAGGAGTGTAAGGTCATGTCCCACTCACCAGTTCAatgtgtgtgagctgctgtgcCAGGGTGAAGGGGTCGCTGCAGATGGTCAGAATGTCTCTCTGGATGGACTGAGGTTTGGTCTTCAGCACTGTTAGTCTGTCGGTCACAGAGGAGTTAATCTTGGCCAGAGCCTCCTCGTACTGACTCAGTGTGGTGAGCTTACGGATCAGTGTTTGTGTCATCTGCTGCACAGCCTTACGATAGAGCTGAAGAGAGACGGGGAGACAGAAGACCTGGATTTAAAACCATGATTTTATTGACAAGAATGGCTCATCCATTTGAAAAGACTGACACCAATTATGTCCCACACTGTTAAGAAAGCTGAGAGAATGCAGAGAGTATTTGCTCTGCAGGAATCGAATGCATTTCCAGGGGTATAATGGTGGGAAAAAAATCCCCTTTCTCTTGATTGGTCAGCTATGACGTTGGTTCAGCTTACGTGGTCTAATGTTCCAAGATAGGGTCTTGAGTatgttatataaacatttaatgcaGGATTACGAAACAGCAGCACTTCATTCACATCCTTCAAAGGTTTACAAGAGTCCTGCATGCCTCCCATTCCCCCTCGTAACACAAGATGGGGTTGAGTTATCTAATAATAAGAGCCTGACACAGTTCTGGACTTCTGTTGCATAAGAACAGGACAACGACGGTCATGACCTGTTGCTCAACATCAGTCAGACAAGTATCTACATCCTCCGTCTGCTTGAAAATCATTGGCCTACAAGTAGTAGACCTCAAAAACATGCCATGAATTTAAATCAGACTACTTAAGAGATGCCTTACTTAAATGGGAGGGGggggaaatattatttcatttctgTCAGGCTTCTTCTCATTTCTGATgcatagaaaataaaaagtgGCCCATTAATCTGTTGTGCAGGAGGTCAGTGGCACATAAATCCATCTGGCTCAGAACAACCTGCACTCTAGCATATTGTGCAGATTCAAGAATATTAATGATTtgatgagagaaagagaaagagaaagagaaagagaaagagaaagagagtgcgtgtgtgtacaGGAGGAGACAAGTCCTTGCAGCACTATAAACGATCACGGAGAGAAACTTAATATTCCCTCTCCAAGGTCCACCATatgctgacacacacatacacacacaggaaataaagattatttttagCAGGAGTTCTTTGCGTTAACTGCTTGACAttttgagcagcagatcagaCAACTCACTTGTGGAAAATTAAGAAAGCTGCCTGTGTGCTGCCTCCACATTTTGAACCCTGGCACAAGTGTGCAACAGCTATCCACATGACACAACCTCAGAGTACAGGTCACTCTGGCTTGGACACACCACACCCAGgtcattacatttgaaaacacaccACATTTAACTCCGATGAGTCTCTGACTGCTGTGAATCCCCCATCAATGCAGAGTCAGTGTTCCACAGTAACAGACACTCATTAACAAAATTAATGTACGAGTACATGCCGTTCACATGGGCGGAGAGAACAGCGACTGAATTACATAATACAGTCAACACACTGAGGGTATGAACGAATGCATTCTTCACTCTATGAGACGCTCTATTCACGCACTGATACACATCTACCAGACAGTCATAACTCAAAACACAGATTTCATTTGTCTCGCCTACATCCGTAAAGATCATAAAGATGTTTTGACTTTTGAATATAGAAAACATTAAGTGGTCACACcgttaaaaagaaaatgtgatcatcatcatcatggctAACGTGTAAAATGGTatacaataataacaaataaacattaaaaaaattataataataatatataattattttcccCCTCAAATGGCACTAAAAATGTCATGTatcaccatcaaaaaaaaaaaaaactttttacattgAATACATGAGTGTAGTATTTtctaaaaagcaaacaaataaataaataaataaataaataaataaataaataaataaataaataataataataataaaaatatggttTTGGGTCACATACAACCTGCACTAACCTTGCCTTGTCACTAAAAGGTCAAACATTATCTGAGGCTTATTGACCTTGACACAGTGTAAGATTACACTAAACTGCTTAAGGTTTTCTTTATCTCATCCTATAAtgaggctttttttttcattatattcagACAACTGTACCATCTTGACATTGACTTTAtataaaaattagttttaattcagaaattaaaaacttGCTTATCATAAGCTATATTCAGGTTATTGGGtgcataaataacattttcaaataaagagGTCAACTATGTCATTGACCCTTCCTCACTTATAGTTCTCCATGTTTTCTTTGGACTGTACATGCAGTCTTGTTATCTTATCGCCCCTTTCACTAGATTGAGGAGGCGGTACAAGAAGCACACTTCCTCTATGAGCTTAGCAGGGTCATCAGTCTCCTGGGTCAGGATAAAGCAGATCAATGGTCACACATGTGTTTACTACACAAGTCACCAGAGGACGAATGCTTGTCTTTTCGAGTTAGTGAAACCTCATTCATTTGGATCTGATGGTGTATCCTATCTAGCGCCCTGCCGTTAGTCATTAGACTAATGCTCAACAACCACGTGAGATGACCAGAGCTAGCTTCAGCAAATCTCTTTATTTCACTGTACATTATCAAAATCAAAAGTTCATGACAGGAGGACTGTTCAGCTGTGGATGAGAGAAAAAAGCCCAAAGGGACGTTTGAGGACAACACTTGATGAGAGCTGCCAACTTTATAATGGCTGATAAGATGTCAGAATGATAACTAGATGTAAAAAATAACATCTAATCACATAACAAAACCAGCGTGCCTTTGGTTTCTGTGCCCGGGAAGTTCTGAAAGAACTTGAATGATGATCTCAAAATGTGGTGAAAAATccctttgatgaaaaaaaatgctAAGCCAGTAACACGGTAACAAACGATTCAGCGCTACTGGAACTATTTAAATGCAGCCTGTGGGAAATCACCAGTGAAGACAAAAGCAGCTTTCTTCTCATTGCTTTAGGACTAAAGAAATCTCAGCCCCCATTGCTCAGGTGTTGACGCTCTTCTTGCCCAATGTGTTACATCCTATGTCTTAACAAGTTGAATGTTAAAGAAACCATGCTATGACTTATGCAAAGAGGTTTTATTCGGTCTATGCTAATAGAGCTACTATAGGCATAAGCTAATGTCTTTGCACCTTTCAGGTATTTTAAAGTGGCGTTGCCCTTTAGCTGACATTACCTCAAGAATAAAAAAGTCATTGTTTTCACTGAAATGATCTTCCAACACTTGGAAATGGCAGACTTACTTCATCTCCAGTGCTCAGACGATGTGTTAGTTCCTTCAGGCTCTTCATCATCCTCTCATCCCTGAAGTCATAGGGAAATGTCTCTGTCCACTCGGTCAGCAACTGCAGGATCTTGGGAGCAATTTTCCTGACTCTTGCCTACAGATAAAGTAAACAACATTGTAATTGCACATGATTATCCTTGGTTCTTAAAATGACTTGTTAATGCTAGAGCAACCATGGGGACTGAAGCCACCTTGTGTGTCAATCAgtgtaaagacgctcctgtaccTTGTCAGCCTGAGGATCAGTGAGGCGCTGCTGGTCCACACACAGATGGCACACTTTGGACATGAGCTCATATGGATGAATGAAGAGACGGGAACTGAGCAGGAATGTGAAGATGTACGTCCTCTGtaaggcaataaaaaaaaaaaaaatcaatgttggCACATGCATGTGTTTTCAATACTCAAAATCCAATATTGTGAACTGGCTTAATACTTTTGATACT
The sequence above is drawn from the Carassius auratus strain Wakin chromosome 5, ASM336829v1, whole genome shotgun sequence genome and encodes:
- the LOC113077818 gene encoding ras-GEF domain-containing family member 1B-A-like isoform X1; the protein is MAKFLAELLGCTLPEKGASPMFECRSQPHIGLRHVTKQRPTIFGTLIEKPLGDHNADKMPQTPPFPAMYGSNGYNNNLYKEKEEDYEGLYYHDNNLVSGSLEALIEHLVPTVAYYPDRTYIFTFLLSSRLFIHPYELMSKVCHLCVDQQRLTDPQADKARVRKIAPKILQLLTEWTETFPYDFRDERMMKSLKELTHRLSTGDELYRKAVQQMTQTLIRKLTTLSQYEEALAKINSSVTDRLTVLKTKPQSIQRDILTICSDPFTLAQQLTHIELERLSYIGPEEFIQALVQKDPLDNDKRCFSDHKKASNLEAYVEWFNRLSYLVATEICMPVKKKHRARVIEFFIDVARECFNIGNFNSLMAIITGMNMSPVSRLKKTWGKVKTAKFDILEHQMDPSSNFYNYRTALRGATQRSITAHSSREKIVIPFFSLLIKDIYFLNEGCASRLPTGHVNFEKFWELAKQVMEFMTWKKVECPFDRDRKILQYLLTAPVFSEDALYLASYESEGPENNMEKDRWKSLRSSLLNRT
- the LOC113077818 gene encoding ras-GEF domain-containing family member 1B-A-like isoform X2, which gives rise to MSGGSSCAAIRRQTSARLIYSGVSVPFEDKMPQTPPFPAMYGSNGYNNNLYKEKEEDYEGLYYHDNNLVSGSLEALIEHLVPTVAYYPDRTYIFTFLLSSRLFIHPYELMSKVCHLCVDQQRLTDPQADKARVRKIAPKILQLLTEWTETFPYDFRDERMMKSLKELTHRLSTGDELYRKAVQQMTQTLIRKLTTLSQYEEALAKINSSVTDRLTVLKTKPQSIQRDILTICSDPFTLAQQLTHIELERLSYIGPEEFIQALVQKDPLDNDKRCFSDHKKASNLEAYVEWFNRLSYLVATEICMPVKKKHRARVIEFFIDVARECFNIGNFNSLMAIITGMNMSPVSRLKKTWGKVKTAKFDILEHQMDPSSNFYNYRTALRGATQRSITAHSSREKIVIPFFSLLIKDIYFLNEGCASRLPTGHVNFEKFWELAKQVMEFMTWKKVECPFDRDRKILQYLLTAPVFSEDALYLASYESEGPENNMEKDRWKSLRSSLLNRT